ACGCGAAGGTGCAAAGGCGCTATAAAAATAAGTTCGTTCGTTGCGTTTGCATGAAAATGCTATATATTTTCATGAAGAGAAAATTATGGCAATCCTGCAAGTAAGGGGAATCGATGACAATCTGTATGCGGAATTGAAAGAGCTGGCTGAATCGGAGAACCGGTCCGTTAGCCAGCAAGTTGTCCATTTGCTCCGGTTGTACCTGGCCAGAAAGGAACAAATCGATCGTTCCAAAGCATCCGCGCAGGTACTGCTCGAACTCTCAGGTTCTTGGAAAGATGCTCGCCCGGCACAACAGATCATAAAAGAACTACGAAAGGCAAGAAAAAGTTCACGCAAGCTTAGAATGGGTCTTGATGTATCTTCTTGATACCGATACGCTCATCTACAGTCTGAAGGGGGAAGCCGCTGTTCATAAGAATCTTCAAGATCACCTGCAGGACCCGATCAAGATCTGCGTGATCACTTTAATGGAGCTGTATTTCGGAGCTTACAAGTCGAGTCATGTAACAGCAAACCTCGCGATTGTGCGGAAACTGGAAAACTCGTTTGAGATTCTTTCCATTGGTAAGGACTCTGCCGAAAGTTTCGGTATGTTAAAAGCGTCTCTTCAGAAATCGGGAACACCCCTGGACGATTTTGATCTGGCGATTGCATCATGCGCCCTGGGCAACAACCTGACTCTGGTCACCAATAATCCGAAGCATTTCAGAAGAATCGCCGGAT
This genomic window from bacterium contains:
- a CDS encoding type II toxin-antitoxin system VapC family toxin translates to MYLLDTDTLIYSLKGEAAVHKNLQDHLQDPIKICVITLMELYFGAYKSSHVTANLAIVRKLENSFEILSIGKDSAESFGMLKASLQKSGTPLDDFDLAIASCALGNNLTLVTNNPKHFRRIAGLRITNWTLYPEEK